One genomic region from Aliarcobacter cryaerophilus ATCC 43158 encodes:
- a CDS encoding DUF1365 domain-containing protein — MINKKSNHNIFEGTIYHKRYLPKKYDFKYNFYLLDIDVFDLKSLKNKIFSINRFNLMSLKSVDHFGSSSDFLTNIEELLKKFDLKATSKMRFLTLPRVLNFVFNPISVLVLFDEQNLPTHILAEVHNYNSGRIVYCVKLEKRNNSYFGVVKKDMYVSPFFECEGVYEFELKYDENKLFIKIDLYEDKEHKLTAIFNSKSKPYSFKNILKIFVRYIFSTFLVVSRTFYHAFRLYLKGLKIYTPRDNDKIKRY, encoded by the coding sequence ATGATAAATAAAAAATCAAATCACAATATTTTTGAAGGAACAATTTATCATAAAAGATATCTTCCAAAAAAATATGATTTTAAATACAATTTTTACCTTCTTGATATTGATGTTTTTGATTTAAAAAGTTTAAAAAATAAGATTTTTTCTATAAATAGATTTAATTTAATGAGTTTAAAAAGTGTTGATCACTTTGGAAGCAGTTCGGATTTTTTAACAAATATAGAGGAACTTTTAAAGAAATTTGATTTAAAAGCTACTTCAAAAATGAGATTTTTAACACTTCCACGAGTTTTAAATTTTGTTTTTAATCCAATTAGTGTTTTGGTCTTATTTGATGAACAAAATCTTCCAACTCATATTTTAGCTGAAGTTCATAACTACAATAGCGGTCGTATTGTTTATTGTGTAAAACTTGAAAAAAGGAATAACTCATATTTTGGAGTTGTAAAAAAAGATATGTATGTTTCACCTTTTTTTGAGTGCGAGGGAGTTTATGAGTTTGAGCTAAAATATGATGAGAATAAACTTTTTATTAAAATAGATTTATATGAAGACAAAGAGCATAAATTAACAGCAATTTTTAACTCAAAATCAAAGCCATATAGTTTTAAAAATATATTAAAAATATTTGTAAGATATATATTTAGCACTTTTTTAGTAGTAAGTAGAACATTTTATCATGCTTTTAGGCTTTATTTAAAGGGTTTGAAAATCTATACTCCAAGAGATAATGACAAAATAAAAAGGTATTAA
- a CDS encoding NAD(P)/FAD-dependent oxidoreductase, with the protein MRIAVLGAGISGLGSAYILSKKHDVDLYEKENRLGGHARTTIVQQDDNFFGVDTGFLVFNYATYPLLTKLFKELDVKIENSDMSFAFWDINKNIAYNGSSLKGIFAQKRNLFSFTHYKMISDILSFNKKANRDLMIESKDLDKTLGEYIKDYSYAFKNRYLLPMGASIWSTPSEEMNNFPARTFLNFFKNHGLLGVSSHHQWLTVSNGSINYVEKIKDKISGKIFLNSDVIKIKRVKNGVYLIHKDGRKTFYDKVVLAMHAPEALEILEDASPKEVEILSAFKYKENRAVLHSDNNILHPNRKMYAAWNYTSSNLENKAVTLTYWINALQNLKTKKDYFVSLNETKSIKNVIENISYEHPQFDLKAILMQSRKDEICGVNNTYYAGAYWRYGFHEDGLLSATKVASKLMSEF; encoded by the coding sequence ATGAGAATAGCGGTTTTAGGAGCTGGAATTAGTGGGCTTGGAAGTGCTTATATTTTAAGCAAAAAGCATGATGTTGATTTGTATGAAAAAGAGAATAGATTAGGTGGACATGCAAGAACTACTATAGTTCAACAAGATGATAACTTTTTTGGAGTTGATACTGGATTTTTAGTATTTAATTATGCAACTTATCCGCTTTTAACAAAGCTATTTAAAGAGCTTGATGTAAAAATAGAGAACTCTGATATGAGTTTTGCATTTTGGGATATAAATAAAAATATAGCTTATAATGGTTCATCTTTAAAAGGGATATTTGCTCAAAAAAGAAACCTATTTTCGTTTACTCACTATAAAATGATAAGTGATATTTTATCTTTTAATAAGAAAGCAAATAGAGATTTAATGATTGAATCAAAAGATTTAGATAAAACTTTAGGTGAGTATATAAAAGATTATTCATACGCTTTTAAAAATAGATATCTTCTTCCAATGGGAGCTTCAATTTGGTCAACTCCAAGTGAAGAGATGAATAATTTTCCAGCAAGAACATTTTTAAACTTTTTTAAAAATCATGGACTTTTAGGAGTTTCATCACATCATCAGTGGCTCACTGTTTCAAATGGGAGTATAAATTATGTTGAAAAGATAAAAGATAAAATTTCTGGAAAAATATTTTTAAATTCTGATGTTATAAAGATAAAAAGAGTTAAAAATGGTGTATATTTAATACATAAAGATGGTAGGAAAACTTTTTATGATAAGGTAGTTTTAGCTATGCATGCACCTGAAGCTTTAGAGATTTTAGAAGATGCATCACCCAAAGAAGTAGAGATTTTAAGTGCTTTTAAATATAAAGAAAATAGAGCTGTTTTACATAGTGATAATAATATCCTGCATCCAAATAGAAAAATGTATGCAGCATGGAACTATACTAGTTCAAATCTAGAGAATAAAGCTGTTACTTTAACTTATTGGATAAATGCTTTACAAAATTTAAAAACAAAAAAAGATTATTTTGTATCTTTAAATGAGACAAAAAGTATAAAAAATGTGATTGAAAATATCTCATATGAGCATCCTCAATTTGATTTAAAAGCAATTTTGATGCAAAGTAGAAAAGATGAGATATGTGGAGTTAATAACACCTATTATGCAGGAGCATATTGGAGATATGGATTTCATGAAGATGGACTTTTAAGTGCTACAAAAGTTGCTTCTAAACTTATGAGTGAGTTTTAA
- a CDS encoding MFS transporter: MKNSTLLFYGILGIPIAFLGFPLYIYLPPFYVQHIGLNIGLVGALLLIARLIDMIADPFIGRFCDIYSSKFKIILISSLFLTLGLFFLIKPISNSYFYLFIFSIITYISYSFVLIPYLSLNAILGKNELDNTKLAFSREIFIIFGVLLSLLLPYLFLVSNDSKKSLELLLYFVLIVFPIVLILFYNKLKFLEIKNKNISHNNFFKSLKNLFKKYPNQKKLFLSFLFNNLANALPATLFLFFVKYILVLEQHTGLFLIIYFLSAIFAFPIWIKISKKISKKSTWILSIFIAISAFIFVPFLNEGDFITFSIICIVTGACLGSDMAIPSSIQADVANFIKKQEDLTSVLFGFWAMLTKLSLALALAISFITLEFTGFDKEDINQYSIVAIIFLYSTLPIIFKICAIFFLNRYEMTK, translated from the coding sequence ATGAAAAATAGTACACTATTGTTTTATGGTATTTTAGGAATTCCAATTGCTTTTTTGGGATTTCCTTTGTATATTTATTTACCGCCTTTTTATGTTCAGCATATTGGTTTAAATATCGGGCTTGTAGGAGCTCTTTTGTTAATTGCAAGATTGATTGATATGATTGCAGACCCATTTATAGGAAGATTTTGTGATATTTATAGCTCAAAATTCAAGATTATTTTAATATCATCTCTTTTTTTAACTCTTGGTCTATTTTTTCTAATAAAACCAATATCTAATAGCTACTTTTATCTATTTATTTTTTCTATAATTACATATATCTCCTACAGTTTTGTATTGATTCCATATTTAAGTTTAAATGCAATTTTAGGTAAAAATGAACTTGATAATACAAAACTTGCTTTTTCAAGAGAGATTTTTATAATATTTGGTGTTTTACTTTCACTTTTACTTCCCTATCTTTTTTTAGTATCTAATGATTCAAAAAAGAGTTTAGAGCTATTACTTTATTTTGTTTTGATTGTTTTTCCTATAGTTTTGATACTTTTTTATAATAAGCTAAAATTTTTGGAGATTAAAAACAAAAATATATCTCATAATAACTTTTTTAAGTCTTTAAAAAATCTATTTAAAAAATATCCAAATCAAAAAAAACTTTTTTTATCATTTTTGTTTAATAATTTAGCAAATGCACTTCCAGCAACTCTATTCTTATTTTTTGTTAAGTATATTTTGGTTTTAGAGCAGCATACTGGTTTATTTTTAATAATCTATTTTTTAAGTGCAATTTTTGCTTTTCCTATTTGGATAAAAATTTCAAAAAAGATATCAAAAAAATCAACTTGGATTTTGTCAATTTTTATTGCTATTAGTGCATTTATTTTTGTCCCTTTTTTAAATGAGGGTGACTTTATAACTTTTTCTATAATTTGTATAGTTACGGGAGCTTGCCTTGGTTCTGATATGGCAATTCCATCATCAATTCAAGCAGATGTTGCAAATTTTATAAAAAAGCAAGAGGATTTAACTTCTGTTTTATTTGGTTTTTGGGCTATGCTTACAAAACTTTCACTTGCTTTAGCACTTGCAATATCATTTATAACTTTGGAGTTTACAGGCTTTGATAAAGAAGATATAAACCAATACTCAATCGTTGCTATTATCTTTTTATACTCTACTCTTCCAATAATTTTTAAGATTTGTGCAATATTTTTTTTAAATAGATATGAAATGACAAAATAA